The region AGGCCCTCGGGCAGAGCCTCGCGGGCCCCTCCCGATACCATTCCTGCGTTACCCTTCGGCGGGGGGCTCCCGATCGCTTGCCTGCAGCGTCCGACGGCGTCCAATGCGGCTTCGGCCTTGCCTTGATCCAGCAGGGTGAAGATCTGCAAGAGAGCCTCGGCGAGGCTTGCGTCCACGGTGCTCGTGCCTCCCGGCTCGGCTTTGACGCGCTTCTCAGCCCGCTGCGGTTCGCATCAGTGTGCCTTCACATCAACGCGGCATCTCGCGTCGCCCTTGTGGTTCTTCACGACTAGAGTATACGTGCCCGGTCGCAGCCCTCTGAACACGAATCGACCGAGGGTATCGGTGGTGGTCTGCTCGACCAGGCTATCTTGAACGTCCAGGAGCTCCAGAGTGAGCCCTGAAAGATCCTCGCGCGATGCGTCGAAGACCTGGCCCCGCACGTCGTGTCCCCTGACGACGACCTGTACTGTCCCGCCCGAAGGCAAGGGAGCGGATTCTGCTGAGCGAGTGGCGGTCTGAGGAACGAGGAAGCCCGGTCCGTACACGCGAAGCCGCCCAGCAGCGCGGCTTCTTGACACGCCTTGTGGGCGCCTCCCCACCCGTGAGCCTGTTTCCGCTCGTGCGTCGGCGCCGGCGGGGAATATGTCGAACGCCCTTTTCAGGACACGCTCAGGAACCTCCTCCCACACATCGTCCTCGCGGAGCGACGCGGCGAGCGCCTTCATGGCCTGGAGCTCTCTGCTGCACTTCTCGCAGCCGCCGGCCAGGTGCATGCGAGCTACAAGTCTCGACGGAGTCTCGGTCTCAGAGAGACCGAGAGCGTAATCAGCTATCTCCCTACGGGTGAGGCAACGCATTCTCAACACCATGCCCTTCCCAATGCTTACCTTACTGTCCTAGGCGAACGCCATCCGGGTCCCGATCCCTGCCTTGCGCCGGTCGCCGCTCGGCCGCTCGAATGACGGCCTTCCGCCCCGGGAGGTGCCCACCGCGGGCTGCTTCCCGCGGGTGAGCCGGGTCAGGCGCGTGCGTCTAGGTTACGGCACCCATGTTCACTAGCACCTGCCTGAGGCGCGCGAGCGATCGCGACGTCAGCGCGGCGGCCACTTTCTCGCTGCGACCCGTGAGTCTCGCAATCTCATTGTAGGGCAGGTCTTTGTAGAAGCGGAGGTAGAGCAGTTTGCGACTCTCCTCCGGAAGCCGGGCCAGGGCCTGCCTTACCGTGACCCTGTCGGCAAGTCTCGAGATCTCATCATCAATGCGCGAGGCGGCTCGTCCGTCGACCGGCTCGTGCCCGTCCGTCCAAGCCTCGACCTGTCCAGACGGAATCTCAGGGCCGCCCGACCTGGCCTTCGCTCTCATCTGGTCGATGCAGACGCTCCTCGTGACCCTGGAGATCCACCTCTTGAAGCCGCCCGCTTCCTGTCGGTCGCAGCTTCGGTATTGCTCGAGACTCGTGTAGACTTTCGTGAACACCGCCTGAAATGCCTCTTCGGCCTCGTCAGCGGACATGTGAAAAGACCTGATGGCTATGGCGTACACGTACGAACCGTACCGGGTGACTAGAGTCTCCCACGCTTCGCGACGCCCTGCCAGACACATGGCCACGAGCTCATCGTCGGCGATGCTCCGGACCAACTGGCTTCCCTCCCATCGGAACGATTCGTCGACGCTTCGCGATTTCCTGCTATGTACCGTGGTCCATGGGAGGCGGCCTCACCGTCCGGACGTCCCGATCGCCGGACACGTGCGCTCTCCCACACACCTTGGCAAACAGGTGCTAGCGCTCTGGAACGAGCCAAGTGGTTGACAAGCTGTACCGCGTGCCGGACACATGCTCCTTGCGCGAGGGCACGGCGCCCGGGCTGTGCCGGGACGTCTACGGCAGCGTACACGCAGGTAAACATGGTTTCGACCTCCGTCCACGGTCCCGCGCACTCTTGGCACGGCGATTGCGAAGGACGGGAGGAGGGGGTGGCTAGTCCACTGCGGTTCGCCCGACTTAACTAGCCCACACGAGTTCCATCCTGACCGGTATGAGGCGGAGTGGAGCGGCAGGGGATGGTGCAGGGGATGGCAGCAGGTTGGATTGATGCCAACGAGCCGGATCGCCAGAAGAGGCTGTCTGCAGGCGGCGGCTCCGAGACAGGCGATGGTGGCACGGCGAGCGCGAAGTGGTGGGCGAGTGAGCTCGGCCGCGAGGCGCTGGACCAGATCGTCCGTGCCATAAGCAGTGTCTCGTACGGCCAGGTGGTCATCATGGTCCAGGACGGCAAGGTGGTTCAGATAGACCGCACGGAGAAGGTCCGGCTGAGGTAGGCACGCACGCGCGCTTTGGAGCATTGCCGCCGGTGGGGTTGGGCGTGGCGGAGGTCGAGGGCGTCAAGCGTCCGGCGCACCGCGCGCGGCTTCCCGGGCTTCCCGGCTCAGCACGTGGACAAGCCTCGTCTTCTCGAGAGCTGCGAGAGGCGCTGCATTCATCACCTTGGCGGTTTGGCGGGGCATGTGGAATTCGCTATCCGGCGGGAGGTGACCCATATCGAAGCCATCATACGGTTGAGGAGCGGGTAGCGTTGTCGAGGAGGACAAAGAGAGGTAATCGACCCCGACTAGGTCGATTATCCGAAGAAGAAAGGGGAGAAGTAGATGGGACGGATTAAGCCGAAGTGGTTGCTTCGCACTGTTCTAGTGGCGCTCGTCGCGGCCGTGGCCCTTCCCGCGATTCCGGTGCTCGCGGCGCCTCCCGAGTACGTGGACATCACCGAGCCGACAGGGGCCAGTTGGTTGGCGAGGAAACCGGGCGCGTCGGTCACGGTGGCTTTCCAGTACACTTCCAATCCTAGCGTAGCGCCTACGACGACGCGGGCGCTCGCCAGGATCTGCAAGGTGGGCGCGGACCCAAACGATCCGGGGCTCGATACCGTCTTGGTCGAGGCCTGGCAGGATCTACCCAACGGCTCGGGACTCTCCGCATCGATCAACTTGACGATTCCCGCGGGGCTGCCGGAGGGCAGTTACGATGCGAGAGTCATCTTGACCAACAGCGACGGAAATCCGGTAACTGACTGGGAGACGGGCGCGATCATCGTGGACAACAGCGTGCCGGACGCCCCGACGAACCTTGGGATCACGCAAGACGCCAATCCGGGGCCTGACGGGTACGTGAACACAGGCACGCCCACTTTCACTTGGACCGCAGCCACCGACACCGGGAACCCGCCGTCCGGCATTGCGAAGTACTGGATTGAGATCGGTAACGAGTTCTCGTGGAGAGAGGTCGAGGGAACGAGCTACACCGTGCCCGGCGCGGACGAGCTCGCTCCTGGCCAGTACACCGTTCGCGTGAAGGCGGAAGACAAGGCGGGCAATACCGGCGTACAAGCGGCTCTGCTTACCTTCATCGTTGACACCGAACCGCCAGACGCTCCAATGCTCACTGGTGAACCACCCTTCACCAAGGGCACTAGCAACACGGTGGAGTGGGATGCGGTGAGCGATGCGACTACCGGTACGTGTGAGTACTTTGTCGAGGTGAGCGATGACGACTTCGCGACTTCACTTGCCTCCAGCGAATGGATACCTGGGACGAGCTGGACGTTCGACGATCTCGAAAGCGGCACTCAATACTACTACCGCGTCAAGGCACGTGACCTTGCGGGTAGCGAGAGCGACTGGTCCGAGGTAGAGTCTTCGACGCAGGACGACGCACCACCCGAGATCGACATGCAGACCGTCGAGCCCGAGGAAGGGTCATGGAGCAACGTCGCCAGCTTGACCGTTTCGGTCGAGGTGTCCGACGACATATCGGGTGTGGATGACGAAGCGTCCATCTTCACCGTCGACGGCAACCCGCCCGACGACGGCACGCAGAGCTTCTCAGGAGGCGTTCTGAGCGGCCAATTCTCAGAGCTTGTCACTGGAATACACACGGTGTACGTCAAGGCGTTCGACAACGCCGCGCCTGACGGCAACTCGGCCGAGGCCACGTGGGCGTTCGGGGTGGACCTGATTGGGCCTGTGCACAGCGACTGGCAGCCTCGTGGGTGGATCTCGGACGCCTCACCTACGGTGAGCGTGAACTACACCGCTGATCCTTCCGGACTTGACATCTCGGCGGAGAACGACATCAGGCTGCGCCGGTCCGACGATGGTGTTATCAAGGACGGCACGTGGACCGCAACAGGCGGGCCCGACTATCAGAGCGGCACGATCAGCTACGTTCCCGGAAGCCTTACTGACGGCCAGTGGAACGTAGGTTTGGACATGAAGGATCGAGCGGGAAACACCCTCTCTTGTGGGTGGGTCTTCCTTGTCGACACCACTGCGCCGGCGGCGCCAGGATCGCCGAGCACGACCACGCCTACGAACGATGCCACGCCGGTCTGGACGTGGGGGGCGTCTGCTGGTGACCCGGTAGCCCCAGACGGGACGAATGGGTCGGGCGTCGACCACTACGAAGTCAGGATCGGCACGACAGTGGGCGGCGAGGACGTCCTTGCGGCCACGAACGTGGGGAACGTCACGACGTGGGCGTGCGACATCGACCCGGTCACGCCCGGCGAGCAAGGCCTTGCGGACGGCACCTACTACCTACAGGTGTGCGCCGTGGACGTGCTCGGGAACCGCAGCGCCTGGGTCGGGGACGACACGAGCGTGGTCGTCATCGATACGACCGAACCGACGCTCGGGTCCAACGGGCCAACAGGGTTCATCAATAACGACAGTCCCACGATACGAGTCTCCTTCGATGACACGGCGGGACCGGTAAAGACCGGGTACGGCTCGACGACCGCTCTTGACCTCGACAGCACAAGCCTGCTGCCTCCCATTGACGAGCCTTCTGTGGGAGACCTGTCCGGCGAAATCGAGGAGGACACGTCCGGCCTCGAAGATGGTTCCCACACGGTGAGCATCACCGTGGAAGACAGGGCCGGAAACTCTGCGGCTCTGGAGTGGACCTTCTTCGTGGATACGACTCCTCCGACGCCGCCCACGGTGAGCGCGGACACCTGGACGAATGACACGACCCCGACGTTCACGTTCAGCGGCGCGAGCGACCCATCGCCGGGCAGCGGCCTTGCAGGATATGCCGTGGAGATATACTGCGAAGGCTCTCTGGTGAGGGGGCCGTATCAGGTGGCGTACGCGGCTGGCCCGTTGAGCTGGACGCTGCCTGACGCGGATGCGCTGACTATCGACGATACCTACGAGATCCGGGTGTGGTCCGTGGACGCTGCGGGTAATCAGAGCGAAACCTTCAGCGGGGCTTATGTGGCCATTGACACGGTCGCCCCGGAGCTGTCGAATGAAAGCCCGACCGACTGGCTCTCCAGCGGCGACGACATCACTCTTCTCTGTTACTTCTATGACGAGAGCGGGCTCGATTCGGACCTCACGGAGTTCGTGTTCCACGACGCCGACGACACCGATCCGACGAACGTCCCGATAGGCTCACTACACCAACCGGCCTGGGGCGCGACCTCCGGGACTATCTGGTACG is a window of Bacillota bacterium DNA encoding:
- a CDS encoding carboxypeptidase-like regulatory domain-containing protein yields the protein MRCLTRREIADYALGLSETETPSRLVARMHLAGGCEKCSRELQAMKALAASLREDDVWEEVPERVLKRAFDIFPAGADARAETGSRVGRRPQGVSRSRAAGRLRVYGPGFLVPQTATRSAESAPLPSGGTVQVVVRGHDVRGQVFDASREDLSGLTLELLDVQDSLVEQTTTDTLGRFVFRGLRPGTYTLVVKNHKGDARCRVDVKAH
- a CDS encoding sigma-70 family RNA polymerase sigma factor, coding for MVRSIADDELVAMCLAGRREAWETLVTRYGSYVYAIAIRSFHMSADEAEEAFQAVFTKVYTSLEQYRSCDRQEAGGFKRWISRVTRSVCIDQMRAKARSGGPEIPSGQVEAWTDGHEPVDGRAASRIDDEISRLADRVTVRQALARLPEESRKLLYLRFYKDLPYNEIARLTGRSEKVAAALTSRSLARLRQVLVNMGAVT
- a CDS encoding YezD family protein, with product MAAGWIDANEPDRQKRLSAGGGSETGDGGTASAKWWASELGREALDQIVRAISSVSYGQVVIMVQDGKVVQIDRTEKVRLR
- a CDS encoding Ig-like domain-containing protein — encoded protein: MGRIKPKWLLRTVLVALVAAVALPAIPVLAAPPEYVDITEPTGASWLARKPGASVTVAFQYTSNPSVAPTTTRALARICKVGADPNDPGLDTVLVEAWQDLPNGSGLSASINLTIPAGLPEGSYDARVILTNSDGNPVTDWETGAIIVDNSVPDAPTNLGITQDANPGPDGYVNTGTPTFTWTAATDTGNPPSGIAKYWIEIGNEFSWREVEGTSYTVPGADELAPGQYTVRVKAEDKAGNTGVQAALLTFIVDTEPPDAPMLTGEPPFTKGTSNTVEWDAVSDATTGTCEYFVEVSDDDFATSLASSEWIPGTSWTFDDLESGTQYYYRVKARDLAGSESDWSEVESSTQDDAPPEIDMQTVEPEEGSWSNVASLTVSVEVSDDISGVDDEASIFTVDGNPPDDGTQSFSGGVLSGQFSELVTGIHTVYVKAFDNAAPDGNSAEATWAFGVDLIGPVHSDWQPRGWISDASPTVSVNYTADPSGLDISAENDIRLRRSDDGVIKDGTWTATGGPDYQSGTISYVPGSLTDGQWNVGLDMKDRAGNTLSCGWVFLVDTTAPAAPGSPSTTTPTNDATPVWTWGASAGDPVAPDGTNGSGVDHYEVRIGTTVGGEDVLAATNVGNVTTWACDIDPVTPGEQGLADGTYYLQVCAVDVLGNRSAWVGDDTSVVVIDTTEPTLGSNGPTGFINNDSPTIRVSFDDTAGPVKTGYGSTTALDLDSTSLLPPIDEPSVGDLSGEIEEDTSGLEDGSHTVSITVEDRAGNSAALEWTFFVDTTPPTPPTVSADTWTNDTTPTFTFSGASDPSPGSGLAGYAVEIYCEGSLVRGPYQVAYAAGPLSWTLPDADALTIDDTYEIRVWSVDAAGNQSETFSGAYVAIDTVAPELSNESPTDWLSSGDDITLLCYFYDESGLDSDLTEFVFHDADDTDPTNVPIGSLHQPAWGATSGTIWYGPADYADGTWTVEVQAYDRAGNASNRLEWTFQVDATGPVQPGGPVAGNIGDDGRWYINTLRPTFSWPAGIDPPASDGTAGSGVDRYTFQFGTWASKPGSETNEWPEALVDESDIAATPGTSVQQWTPASDLPLSAGVEYSGRVKAFDALGNASEWADPEIVYDPDPPTAPGAPSTTSPTRDATPVWTWAGSEDAISGVALYHIQIRRAGSVDWDVLDTVLDIPDSTSSPGDQTWEQALRLEDGTYDIRVQAVDVAGNYSEWSGIGTVTVDTTPPGVPGMPRPDESPTADDTPTWTWAGVEGAASYNVYLDDELVDNVDEPSYTVPDEDALEDGEHYLQVSSLDALGNESKLSEAGYVVIDTAEPEAPGMLSLPEYTKDDSVTFIWSAVTDAVGYDFSYSVDGGETWDQVADLTVQTYTVDISGAEDGDVIQGKVVAYDAAGNVSDESNVVSTTVDRTGPVVTAQWPTEPVDTNDATPTWEWSGDDGDGCGVAGYWVTLDEDITVWTTDTWFTPASRLEDGDHLVVVVGVDELGNKGEPLVFAVVTTDATPPGVPGMPQTTSPTADATPTWTWAGVEGAASYNVYLDDELVDNMDEPSYTVPDEDALEDGEHYLQVSAIDGLDNESAKSEAGYVVIDMTGPEAPVVMRITPSPSNQTPQVWAWSRPSDATRYDFGESVDGVTPPETYTNVGNVDVYETNFTTDGTHYVMVRAYDALGNVGGWSAAAFVEIDMTPPGVPTNLAVPSPTSDNTPTWTWTASEGDVERYQVSLDGAAPVDVGDATSFTAPALADGVHNLRVRALDDLGNLSAWAGPAEVLVDTVAPIITLINPENGARLNITTASTILAELFDRGSGIDQSEVWLKIDEGEWVAPTAIVSGTLYYVVNLPFEAYDDKWHSIEVKAMDVVGNESTIHACFKVELYREGFGFGRLRFPDEDAD